The following are encoded in a window of Aromatoleum petrolei genomic DNA:
- the tuf gene encoding elongation factor Tu: MAKGKFERTKPHVNVGTIGHVDHGKTTLTAAITTILSSKFGGEAKAYDQIDAAPEEKARGITINTAHVEYETATRHYAHVDCPGHADYVKNMITGAAQMDGAILVVSAADGPMPQTREHILLARQVGVPYIIVFMNKCDMVDDEELLELVEMEVRELLSKYDFPGDDIPIVKGSALKAIEGDKGDLGEGAIMKLAEALDSYIPTPERAIDKPFLLPIEDVFSISGRGTVVTGRVERGIVKVGEEVEIVGIKPTVKTICTGVEMFRKLLDQGQAGDNVGVLLRGTKREDVERGQVLCKPGSIKPHTHFTGEVYVLSKEEGGRHTPFFNNYRPQFYFRTTDVTGSIALPEGTEMVMPGDNVSITVKLLAPIAMEEGLRFAIREGGRTVGAGVVAKIIE, from the coding sequence ATGGCTAAGGGTAAGTTTGAGCGGACGAAACCGCACGTAAACGTTGGGACGATCGGCCACGTTGACCATGGCAAGACGACCCTGACCGCAGCGATCACGACGATCCTGTCGTCGAAGTTCGGTGGCGAGGCGAAGGCCTACGACCAGATCGACGCGGCGCCGGAAGAGAAGGCGCGCGGCATCACGATCAACACCGCGCACGTCGAGTACGAAACCGCCACGCGTCACTACGCGCACGTTGACTGCCCGGGTCATGCCGACTACGTGAAGAACATGATTACCGGTGCTGCGCAGATGGACGGCGCGATCCTGGTCGTGTCGGCCGCTGACGGCCCGATGCCGCAGACGCGCGAGCACATCCTGCTTGCCCGTCAGGTCGGCGTTCCGTACATCATCGTGTTCATGAACAAGTGCGACATGGTCGACGACGAGGAGCTGCTTGAGCTCGTCGAGATGGAAGTTCGCGAACTGCTGTCGAAGTACGACTTCCCGGGTGACGACATCCCCATCGTCAAGGGCTCCGCGCTCAAGGCGATCGAAGGCGACAAGGGCGACCTGGGCGAAGGTGCCATCATGAAGCTGGCCGAAGCGCTGGACAGCTACATCCCGACCCCGGAGCGCGCGATCGACAAGCCCTTCCTGCTGCCGATCGAAGACGTGTTCTCGATCTCGGGTCGCGGCACCGTCGTGACCGGTCGTGTCGAGCGCGGCATCGTCAAGGTTGGTGAGGAAGTCGAAATCGTCGGTATCAAGCCCACGGTCAAGACCATCTGCACCGGCGTCGAAATGTTCCGCAAGCTGCTCGACCAGGGTCAGGCGGGCGACAACGTCGGCGTGCTGCTGCGTGGGACCAAGCGTGAAGACGTGGAGCGTGGTCAGGTCCTGTGCAAGCCGGGCTCGATCAAGCCGCACACCCACTTCACGGGCGAAGTGTATGTGCTGTCGAAGGAAGAGGGTGGTCGTCACACCCCGTTCTTTAACAACTACCGTCCGCAGTTCTACTTCCGTACGACCGACGTGACCGGTTCGATCGCGCTGCCGGAAGGCACCGAGATGGTCATGCCTGGCGACAACGTGTCCATCACGGTCAAGCTGCTGGCCCCGATCGCCATGGAAGAAGGTTTGCGCTTCGCGATCCGCGAAGGCGGCCGTACCGTTGGCGCCGGTGTCGTCGCCAAGATCATCGAGTAA
- a CDS encoding FAD-binding oxidoreductase: MTHPSPGSHTPLPGSFVEALRARFGERFSTAEAVRAHHGHDESHFPDMLPDAVVWPHTTEEVAEIVRACDAHRVPVVPFGVGSSLEGHVLALHGGLSVDFSQMNRVMAVHGDDMDAVVQPGITRKQLNAALHGTGLFFPVDPGADASLGGMASTRASGTNAVRYGTMRDNVLALEVVLADGRVIRTGGRARKSSAGYDLTALMVGSEGTLGLITELTVRLHPLPEAVSAAVCAFPEVDDAVRTVIQTIQLGVPVARIELLDTLTVQAVNRYSKTSLREAPMLFFEFHGSAAGVEEQAQTVQEIARENGGQNFEWATRPEDRSRLWAARHDVYFASINLRPGCRGVTTDACVPISRLAECIAGAREDIAASGLIAPIVGHVGDGNFHTVILVDPENPDEIARAEALNRKIVERALAMDGTCTGEHGIGFGKQDFLIAEHGDTAVGAMRALKLALDPHNLMNPGKVVPAG; the protein is encoded by the coding sequence ATGACGCATCCTTCCCCCGGTTCGCACACGCCTCTTCCCGGCAGCTTCGTCGAGGCGCTGCGCGCCCGTTTCGGCGAGCGCTTTTCAACGGCGGAGGCCGTGCGTGCGCATCACGGGCACGACGAGTCGCACTTCCCCGACATGCTGCCGGACGCCGTGGTGTGGCCGCACACGACCGAGGAGGTGGCGGAGATCGTGCGGGCGTGCGACGCACATCGCGTGCCGGTCGTGCCCTTTGGGGTGGGCAGTTCGCTGGAGGGGCACGTGCTTGCGCTGCACGGCGGGCTCAGCGTCGATTTCTCGCAGATGAACCGGGTTATGGCGGTGCATGGCGACGACATGGATGCGGTGGTGCAGCCTGGCATCACGCGCAAGCAGCTCAATGCGGCACTGCACGGCACCGGGCTGTTCTTCCCGGTCGACCCGGGCGCCGATGCGAGCCTCGGGGGGATGGCCTCGACGCGGGCCTCGGGGACGAATGCGGTGCGTTACGGGACGATGCGCGACAACGTGCTGGCGCTGGAGGTGGTGCTCGCGGACGGGCGAGTGATCCGCACCGGTGGTCGCGCGCGCAAGTCGTCGGCGGGCTACGACCTGACCGCGCTGATGGTCGGCTCGGAGGGTACGCTGGGACTGATCACGGAGCTGACCGTGCGCCTGCATCCGCTGCCGGAGGCGGTGTCGGCGGCGGTGTGCGCTTTCCCAGAGGTTGACGACGCGGTGCGTACGGTGATCCAGACGATCCAGCTCGGGGTACCGGTGGCGCGCATCGAGTTGCTGGACACGCTCACCGTGCAGGCGGTCAACCGTTACAGCAAGACGAGCCTGCGCGAGGCGCCGATGCTGTTCTTCGAGTTCCACGGCTCGGCGGCGGGCGTGGAGGAGCAGGCGCAGACGGTGCAGGAGATCGCGCGCGAGAACGGCGGCCAGAATTTCGAGTGGGCGACGCGCCCCGAGGATCGGAGCCGGTTGTGGGCCGCGCGCCACGACGTGTACTTCGCGTCGATCAATCTGCGCCCCGGCTGCCGGGGCGTCACCACCGACGCATGCGTGCCGATTTCGCGGCTTGCGGAGTGCATCGCCGGCGCACGCGAGGACATCGCGGCGAGCGGCTTGATCGCGCCCATCGTCGGGCATGTCGGCGATGGCAACTTTCACACGGTCATCCTGGTCGATCCGGAGAACCCGGACGAGATTGCGCGCGCCGAAGCGCTGAACCGCAAGATCGTCGAACGCGCGCTGGCGATGGACGGGACCTGCACGGGCGAGCACGGCATCGGTTTCGGCAAGCAGGATTTTCTCATCGCCGAGCACGGCGACACCGCGGTCGGTGCGATGCGGGCGCTGAAGCTCGCGCTCGATCCGCACAACCTGATGAATCCGGGCAAGGTCGTCCCTGCGGGCTGA
- a CDS encoding indolepyruvate ferredoxin oxidoreductase family protein, translating to MAVADPRSDASTARNVSLEDKYTQASGRVYLTGYQALVRLLMIQKERDRAAGLNTAGFVSGYRGSPLGGLDQTLWKAKVHLSSHDIVFQPGVNEDLAATAVWGTQQVNLSPQAKYDGVFALWYGKGPGVDRSGDVFRHANAAGTSPHGGVLVVAGDDHAAKSSTLPHQTDHFFKAVMMPVLAPAGVQEYVDFGVHGYALSRYSGCWVAFKALADTVETSASVDVDPQRVEVVIPTDFALPPDGLNIRWPDPPLVQEKRLLHYKLYAALAYCRANGLNRIVIDSPAPRLGIITCGKSYLDVRQAFDDLGIDEALAAEIGIRLYKVGMVWPLEAEGVRRFAEGLDEILVIEEKRQLLEYQLKEELYNWREDVRPRVVGKFDEKGEWAMIPQAGGVVDHGEWLLPAAGELTPAMIARVIAARVGRFFTSARIEARLTFLQEKEKALSERFFAIDRVPTFCPGCPHNTSTHVPEGSRAVAGIGCHYMATWMPERRTGTFTQMGGEGVPWVGQAPFTNEPHVFANLGDGTYFHSGLLAIRQAVAAGVNITYKILFNDAVAMTGGQPLDGGLTVPKIVRQLQAEGVSNIVVVTDGTERHYGPSDLPHVPMRHRDELDAVQRELRASPGVTALIYDQTCAAEKRRRRKRGTYPDPARRVFINEAVCEGCGDCGVQSNCMAVVPVETPLGRKRQIDQSACNKDFSCLKGFCPSFITIEGGRLRKGSAQATDDTWIGALPEPVLPGTASPFGILVTGVGGTGVVTIGALIGMGAHIDGKGVTVLDMTGLAQKGGSVFSHIRVADRPEDLHAVRIAAGEAQAVIGGDLVVTASVEALAKMAAGRTRAIINTAETPTSEFARNPDWSFPIERMERAIREAVGDSPAQPAADFIDAQRIATALMGDAIATNALLLGYAWQKGLVPVTRAALLQAIELNGVAVAMNTKAFALGRRAAVEPDAVARVLEPAQVVPMRTKTLDGLITVHEEMLTRYQDAAYAARYRTLVERVRTAEVRVTGEHATLRLTEAVARGLFKLMAYKDEYEVARLYTDPAFWERVEATFEGDYEVRFHLAPPLLARPDPNTGRLRKKAYGPGMLKAFRWLARLRRLRGTAWDVFGYSAERRAERALIAQYERDVLELLETLSFLRLPAAVEIARLPEEIRGYGHVKARNMELAAARRTELLAAWREPVDARQATASEAA from the coding sequence ATGGCCGTAGCCGATCCCCGCAGCGACGCATCGACGGCGAGGAACGTCAGCCTCGAGGACAAGTACACGCAGGCGTCGGGGCGCGTGTATCTGACGGGTTATCAGGCGCTGGTGCGCCTGCTGATGATCCAGAAGGAACGCGACCGCGCCGCCGGGCTGAATACCGCGGGCTTCGTTTCCGGCTACCGCGGCTCGCCGCTGGGCGGACTGGACCAGACGCTGTGGAAGGCGAAGGTGCACCTTTCGAGCCACGACATCGTCTTCCAGCCGGGCGTGAACGAGGATCTCGCGGCCACCGCAGTGTGGGGCACGCAGCAGGTGAACCTGTCGCCGCAGGCGAAGTACGACGGCGTGTTCGCGTTGTGGTACGGCAAGGGACCGGGCGTCGACCGCAGTGGCGACGTGTTCCGCCACGCGAATGCGGCCGGGACCTCGCCGCATGGCGGCGTGCTGGTGGTGGCCGGCGACGACCACGCGGCGAAATCCTCGACGCTGCCGCACCAGACCGACCATTTCTTCAAGGCGGTGATGATGCCGGTGCTGGCGCCCGCCGGCGTGCAGGAGTATGTCGATTTCGGCGTGCATGGCTACGCGCTGTCGCGCTATTCGGGCTGCTGGGTGGCCTTCAAGGCGCTCGCCGACACGGTGGAGACCTCGGCGTCGGTGGATGTCGATCCGCAGCGCGTGGAGGTCGTGATCCCGACCGATTTCGCGCTGCCGCCCGACGGGCTCAACATCCGCTGGCCGGATCCGCCGCTGGTGCAGGAAAAGCGCCTGCTGCACTACAAGCTGTACGCGGCGCTGGCGTACTGCCGCGCCAACGGGCTCAACCGCATCGTGATCGACTCGCCGGCGCCGCGACTGGGCATCATCACCTGCGGCAAGTCCTATCTGGACGTGCGCCAGGCGTTCGACGACCTGGGCATCGACGAGGCGCTGGCGGCCGAGATCGGCATCCGCCTGTACAAGGTGGGCATGGTGTGGCCCCTGGAGGCGGAGGGGGTGCGGCGCTTCGCGGAGGGGCTGGACGAGATCCTCGTCATCGAGGAGAAGCGCCAGCTGCTGGAGTACCAGCTGAAGGAGGAGCTGTACAACTGGCGCGAAGACGTGCGCCCGCGCGTGGTCGGAAAGTTCGACGAGAAGGGGGAATGGGCGATGATCCCGCAGGCAGGCGGGGTCGTCGATCACGGCGAATGGCTGCTGCCCGCCGCCGGGGAGCTGACGCCGGCGATGATCGCGCGGGTGATCGCAGCGCGTGTCGGGCGCTTCTTCACGTCGGCACGCATTGAGGCGCGGCTCACCTTCCTGCAGGAGAAGGAGAAGGCATTGTCGGAGCGCTTCTTCGCGATCGACCGCGTGCCGACCTTCTGCCCGGGCTGTCCGCACAACACGTCGACGCACGTACCCGAGGGCAGCCGCGCGGTGGCCGGGATCGGCTGCCATTACATGGCGACGTGGATGCCGGAGCGGCGCACCGGGACCTTCACGCAGATGGGCGGCGAAGGGGTGCCTTGGGTCGGGCAGGCGCCGTTCACGAACGAGCCGCACGTGTTCGCGAATCTCGGCGACGGCACGTATTTCCACTCCGGCCTGCTGGCGATCCGCCAGGCAGTCGCCGCGGGCGTGAACATCACCTACAAGATCCTGTTCAACGACGCGGTGGCGATGACCGGCGGACAGCCGCTGGACGGCGGACTGACGGTGCCGAAGATCGTGCGCCAGTTGCAGGCCGAGGGCGTGAGCAACATCGTCGTCGTGACGGACGGCACCGAGCGTCATTACGGGCCGTCGGACCTTCCGCACGTGCCGATGCGCCATCGCGACGAACTGGACGCCGTGCAGCGCGAGCTGCGCGCCTCGCCGGGGGTCACGGCGCTGATCTACGACCAGACCTGCGCGGCGGAGAAGCGGCGCCGGCGCAAACGTGGCACCTACCCGGATCCGGCACGGCGCGTGTTCATCAACGAGGCGGTTTGCGAGGGCTGCGGCGATTGCGGCGTGCAGTCGAACTGCATGGCGGTGGTGCCCGTCGAGACACCCCTGGGGCGCAAGCGCCAGATCGACCAGTCGGCATGCAACAAGGACTTTTCGTGCCTCAAGGGCTTCTGCCCGAGCTTCATCACGATCGAGGGCGGGCGTTTGCGCAAGGGCAGCGCGCAGGCGACGGACGACACATGGATCGGCGCGCTGCCCGAACCGGTGCTGCCGGGAACGGCCAGCCCCTTCGGCATCCTCGTGACCGGCGTGGGCGGGACGGGGGTGGTGACGATCGGCGCGCTGATCGGCATGGGGGCGCACATCGACGGCAAGGGGGTGACGGTGCTGGACATGACCGGCCTCGCGCAGAAGGGCGGATCGGTGTTCAGCCACATCCGCGTTGCGGACCGGCCGGAGGACCTGCACGCGGTGCGTATCGCGGCGGGAGAGGCTCAGGCTGTGATCGGGGGCGATCTCGTCGTAACGGCGAGCGTCGAGGCGCTGGCGAAGATGGCAGCCGGGCGCACGCGCGCGATCATCAACACCGCGGAGACTCCGACCTCGGAGTTCGCCCGCAACCCCGACTGGAGCTTCCCGATCGAACGCATGGAGCGCGCGATCCGCGAGGCGGTCGGCGACAGTCCCGCGCAGCCGGCTGCCGACTTCATCGATGCGCAACGGATCGCCACGGCGCTGATGGGCGACGCGATCGCGACGAATGCCTTACTGCTCGGCTACGCATGGCAAAAGGGACTGGTACCCGTCACGCGCGCAGCGCTGCTGCAGGCGATCGAACTCAACGGGGTCGCCGTCGCGATGAACACGAAAGCCTTCGCGTTGGGGCGCCGCGCCGCAGTCGAACCGGACGCGGTTGCACGGGTGCTGGAGCCGGCGCAGGTTGTGCCGATGCGGACCAAGACGCTCGACGGGCTGATCACCGTGCATGAAGAGATGCTCACGAGGTATCAGGATGCGGCTTACGCGGCGCGCTACCGCACCCTCGTCGAACGCGTGCGGACCGCCGAGGTGCGTGTGACCGGCGAGCACGCGACGCTGCGCCTGACGGAGGCGGTGGCACGCGGCCTCTTCAAGCTGATGGCGTACAAGGACGAATACGAGGTCGCCCGCCTCTACACCGACCCCGCCTTCTGGGAGCGCGTCGAGGCGACCTTCGAGGGGGACTACGAGGTGCGCTTCCATCTCGCCCCGCCGCTGCTCGCGCGGCCGGACCCGAACACCGGCAGGCTGCGCAAGAAGGCCTACGGCCCGGGCATGCTGAAGGCCTTCCGCTGGCTGGCGCGGCTGCGACGCCTGCGCGGCACGGCGTGGGACGTCTTCGGCTACAGCGCCGAGCGGCGGGCCGAGCGGGCCTTGATCGCGCAGTACGAGCGCGATGTGCTCGAACTGCTGGAAACGCTGTCCTTCCTGCGCCTGCCCGCGGCGGTCGAGATCGCGCGGCTGCCCGAGGAGATTCGCGGATACGGACACGTGAAGGCGCGCAACATGGAACTGGCCGCGGCAAGGCGGACCGAACTGCTGGCCGCGTGGCGCGAACCTGTCGATGCGCGCCAGGCGACCGCATCCGAGGCGGCCTGA
- a CDS encoding class I SAM-dependent methyltransferase, with amino-acid sequence MPPALKALFAQLAGWACAIVLARAGWLPPGIWALAGTQALCATVAAAAMRSARWWLFIHAAFAPLLIIAGRADIAPAWYLAAFALLLVVYWTSFRTQVPLYLSNHATIGALAALLPVGRSVRVLDLGSGTGSLLRGLARLRPDSHFDGVEAAPAPWLLSRLLARAAGRISVRRGDFFAESWASYDVVYAFLSPVPMARVWSKAAQELAPGALVVSNSFPIPGRKPDEVVAVGDRRATRLYVYRVTDGRASK; translated from the coding sequence ATGCCGCCCGCGCTCAAAGCCCTGTTCGCCCAGCTTGCCGGCTGGGCCTGCGCCATCGTTCTGGCTCGCGCCGGATGGCTGCCGCCCGGCATCTGGGCGCTTGCCGGCACCCAGGCGCTGTGCGCCACGGTCGCGGCGGCGGCGATGCGCAGCGCGCGCTGGTGGCTGTTCATCCATGCTGCGTTCGCGCCGCTGCTGATCATAGCCGGGCGGGCGGACATCGCGCCGGCGTGGTATCTGGCGGCGTTCGCGCTGCTGCTCGTCGTGTATTGGACGAGCTTCCGCACGCAGGTGCCGCTCTACCTCTCGAACCACGCAACGATCGGCGCACTGGCGGCGCTGTTGCCGGTCGGACGGTCGGTGCGCGTGCTGGATCTGGGCAGCGGGACGGGTTCGCTGCTGCGCGGGCTGGCACGCCTGCGCCCCGACAGCCACTTCGACGGCGTGGAAGCCGCGCCCGCACCGTGGCTGCTGAGCCGCCTGCTTGCCCGTGCGGCGGGGCGGATCTCGGTCCGGCGCGGGGATTTCTTCGCGGAGTCGTGGGCCTCCTATGACGTCGTCTATGCGTTCCTCTCGCCGGTTCCCATGGCGCGCGTGTGGAGCAAGGCGGCGCAGGAACTCGCGCCCGGCGCGCTCGTCGTAAGCAACAGTTTTCCGATTCCCGGCCGTAAACCGGACGAGGTCGTGGCGGTCGGCGACCGAAGGGCGACGCGGCTGTACGTGTATCGCGTGACGGACGGGCGGGCGTCGAAATAG
- a CDS encoding response regulator transcription factor: MTRILIVEDHALVREAMAQTLARLEPGVECVEAKGSEDALAKLEASADWDLAVIDLMLPDLNGFSLLGVLAKRFPDVPTIVVSALDDPASIRRAMKGGASGFVSKADSGDTLRAAVRCVLDGGVYAPDIATDAASKRSGAPVSERFGLTAGQTRVLELLAQGKTNREIADLLGLSEGTVKVHMSAIFRALNVSSRHGSRL, encoded by the coding sequence GTGACCCGGATTCTCATTGTCGAAGACCATGCCCTTGTTCGTGAAGCCATGGCGCAGACCCTCGCGCGCCTTGAGCCTGGCGTCGAGTGTGTGGAGGCCAAGGGATCCGAGGACGCGCTCGCCAAGCTCGAAGCCAGCGCCGACTGGGATCTGGCCGTGATCGACCTGATGCTGCCGGACCTCAATGGCTTCTCGCTGTTGGGCGTGCTCGCGAAGCGCTTCCCCGATGTGCCCACGATCGTCGTGTCCGCACTCGACGACCCGGCGTCGATCCGGCGGGCAATGAAGGGCGGAGCGTCCGGTTTCGTGTCCAAGGCCGATTCCGGCGACACGCTGCGCGCGGCGGTGCGTTGCGTTCTGGATGGCGGGGTTTATGCGCCCGACATTGCCACTGACGCCGCCTCCAAGCGCTCGGGGGCGCCCGTCAGCGAACGCTTCGGTCTGACCGCCGGACAGACCCGCGTGCTCGAACTCCTTGCCCAGGGAAAGACCAATCGCGAGATCGCCGACCTGCTCGGCCTGTCCGAGGGCACCGTCAAGGTGCACATGTCGGCGATCTTCCGCGCGCTCAACGTCAGCAGCCGCCACGGCTCGCGGCTCTGA
- a CDS encoding ABC transporter substrate-binding protein, which yields MPCSPDAPAEAPMLRLGHRLLRAVALALAILAVCCGRAFAGSRVVVVTAERSGAHEETLVALRNALAQDLPDGEVAVFGVRDLERATLADARIVVTIGTQAAKAVGIRNPSTPVLHTLIPRDAFDLIQYGPHAGRYSAIFLDQPVHRQIALLNIALPHKPAVALLSSPASDELARRLASVAREQQLRANIEKVSSADEIYPALERLLDEPAVLVALPDSTLFNSYTIQNVLLTSYRHRAPLVGFSPAYVRAGALLALYSTPAQIARQAADAVRHVLAGGGLPPPQAPREFEIATNPNVARSLAIELDSPERIAERLRQREGRPEVKP from the coding sequence ATGCCATGTTCGCCGGACGCGCCCGCTGAAGCGCCGATGTTGCGGCTCGGCCATCGCCTTCTGCGCGCCGTGGCGCTGGCGCTTGCGATCCTTGCGGTCTGTTGCGGTCGCGCGTTCGCCGGCTCGCGGGTGGTGGTGGTCACGGCCGAACGCAGCGGCGCGCACGAGGAGACCCTCGTTGCGCTGCGCAATGCATTGGCGCAGGATCTTCCCGACGGCGAGGTGGCGGTTTTCGGGGTGCGCGATCTCGAGCGCGCGACGCTGGCCGATGCGCGCATCGTCGTCACCATCGGCACGCAGGCGGCAAAGGCGGTGGGAATCCGCAACCCCTCGACGCCGGTGCTGCACACACTGATTCCGCGCGACGCATTCGACCTCATCCAGTACGGCCCCCACGCCGGTCGATATTCGGCGATCTTTCTCGACCAACCCGTGCACCGGCAGATCGCGCTGCTGAATATTGCCCTTCCGCATAAACCTGCAGTAGCCCTGCTTTCGAGCCCCGCCTCGGACGAACTCGCTCGCCGACTGGCTTCGGTCGCCCGGGAACAGCAACTGCGGGCGAATATCGAGAAGGTTTCGTCTGCCGACGAGATCTATCCGGCGCTCGAGCGCCTGCTCGATGAACCTGCCGTCCTGGTGGCCTTGCCCGACAGCACGCTGTTCAACAGCTACACGATCCAGAACGTGCTCCTGACGAGCTATCGCCATCGCGCACCACTGGTGGGCTTTTCGCCCGCCTATGTCCGCGCGGGAGCGCTGCTGGCGCTGTATTCGACGCCCGCGCAGATCGCCCGCCAGGCGGCCGACGCGGTGCGCCACGTCCTCGCCGGCGGAGGCTTGCCGCCGCCACAGGCACCGCGCGAGTTCGAGATCGCGACGAACCCCAATGTCGCACGTTCGCTGGCGATCGAACTGGACTCGCCGGAACGCATCGCCGAGCGACTGCGACAGCGCGAAGGCCGCCCGGAGGTGAAGCCGTGA
- a CDS encoding ATP-binding response regulator — MIDTWGVRARVMLVAVLPMLVLAIVLTAFYTRSRVADHEEAYHARGQAFARQLAAASEYALFSGNRETLHRLASAMLAEDDVTGVLIVDRGGEALARSGYLDNSLPILSQLAPSRRLFDTPQTLRIIEPVVPSTLDLDDDLSGQTPGAGPVAAPPPMLGAVIVDMSRSRLDDRQRELLLTGSIVIVLVLLGSMMLANYMSRGVTGPIRQVAVTVERIGRGQFSARVPPVGGGTLRTLTDGVNQMAAQLASAHDDMSRQIAEATAELRESKDQAERATLSKSRFLAAASHDLRQPMHALGLFIAELAQHDHAPDVQRLVERIAASAAAMENLLDSLLDISRLDADVVKPNVRAFPLQPLLDRIAADERPGADARDLELKARPTDAWISSDPVLFERILSNLVSNAVRYTRKGRVLVACRRRGDRLRIEVRDNGVGIPAEFQETIFQEFVQLHNPERSRDKGLGLGLPIVRRLTELLHHHLTLRSSPGRGSVFAVEVPLAKPEASTAGAESERMPGDLGGLHVALVDDDPLARGSMQSLLTSWGCKVAAAGDAESLVDQLNRDGTVPELIISDFRLDGGFNGIDVIRSLRAWTAADIPAVLVTGDTGPDTLRQAQEEGLPLLHKPVRPARLRALLNRLPGRND, encoded by the coding sequence GTGATCGATACCTGGGGCGTGCGGGCGCGGGTGATGCTGGTGGCGGTGCTGCCGATGCTGGTGCTTGCCATCGTGCTGACTGCCTTCTACACGCGTTCGCGGGTCGCGGACCACGAGGAGGCCTACCATGCTCGGGGGCAGGCATTTGCACGCCAGCTTGCGGCCGCGAGCGAGTACGCATTGTTCTCGGGCAACCGCGAGACCCTTCATCGACTGGCTTCGGCGATGCTCGCCGAGGACGACGTGACGGGCGTACTGATCGTCGATCGCGGCGGCGAGGCGCTGGCACGCAGCGGCTATCTGGACAACTCGCTGCCGATACTCTCCCAGTTGGCGCCTTCGCGACGCCTGTTCGACACGCCGCAGACGCTGCGCATCATCGAACCGGTTGTTCCGAGCACGCTCGACCTTGACGACGATCTCTCCGGACAGACGCCCGGCGCCGGACCGGTGGCTGCACCGCCACCGATGCTGGGGGCGGTGATCGTCGACATGTCGCGCAGCCGCCTGGACGACCGCCAGCGCGAACTGCTGCTGACGGGGAGCATCGTGATCGTGCTGGTGCTCCTGGGCAGCATGATGCTGGCCAACTACATGAGCCGGGGCGTGACTGGCCCGATCCGCCAGGTCGCGGTGACAGTGGAGCGCATCGGCAGGGGGCAGTTCTCCGCTCGCGTCCCGCCCGTGGGCGGCGGCACGCTGCGCACGCTCACCGATGGGGTGAACCAGATGGCGGCCCAGCTCGCGAGCGCACACGACGACATGAGCCGCCAGATCGCCGAGGCGACGGCCGAGCTGCGCGAGAGCAAGGACCAGGCGGAACGCGCGACCCTGTCGAAATCGCGCTTCCTCGCGGCGGCCAGCCACGACTTGCGCCAACCGATGCACGCACTGGGGCTCTTCATCGCGGAGCTGGCACAGCACGACCATGCGCCCGACGTGCAGCGGCTCGTCGAGCGCATCGCCGCGTCGGCCGCGGCAATGGAGAATCTGCTAGACAGCCTCCTCGACATCTCGCGCCTCGACGCGGATGTGGTGAAACCGAACGTGCGCGCCTTCCCCCTGCAACCCCTGCTCGACCGCATCGCTGCCGACGAGCGTCCCGGCGCGGACGCCCGCGACCTGGAGCTGAAGGCGCGGCCCACCGACGCGTGGATCAGCAGCGACCCCGTGCTGTTCGAGCGTATCCTCAGCAATCTCGTCAGCAACGCCGTGCGCTATACGCGCAAGGGGCGCGTGCTGGTGGCCTGTCGTCGACGCGGCGACCGGCTGCGCATCGAGGTGCGCGACAACGGCGTCGGCATCCCCGCAGAATTCCAGGAGACGATCTTCCAGGAGTTCGTACAATTGCATAACCCCGAACGCTCCCGCGACAAGGGCCTGGGTCTCGGCCTGCCCATCGTGCGACGTCTGACCGAATTGCTCCACCATCACCTGACGCTGCGTTCCAGCCCTGGCCGGGGCTCGGTGTTCGCGGTGGAAGTCCCTCTCGCCAAGCCCGAAGCCTCCACCGCCGGGGCCGAGAGCGAGCGCATGCCCGGCGACCTGGGCGGGCTGCACGTGGCGCTGGTGGATGACGACCCGCTGGCGCGCGGCAGCATGCAGAGCCTGCTCACATCCTGGGGCTGCAAGGTTGCGGCGGCGGGCGACGCGGAATCGCTGGTCGACCAGTTGAACCGCGACGGGACCGTCCCGGAACTGATCATCAGCGACTTCCGACTCGATGGGGGTTTCAACGGCATCGACGTGATCCGCAGCCTGCGCGCGTGGACGGCCGCAGACATCCCGGCGGTGCTGGTGACGGGCGATACGGGGCCCGACACGTTGCGTCAGGCGCAGGAGGAAGGCCTGCCGCTGCTGCACAAGCCGGTGCGTCCCGCACGCTTGCGGGCGCTGCTCAATCGCTTGCCCGGACGCAACGACTAG